From a single Brassica oleracea var. oleracea cultivar TO1000 chromosome C5, BOL, whole genome shotgun sequence genomic region:
- the LOC106295869 gene encoding LOW QUALITY PROTEIN: uncharacterized protein LOC106295869 (The sequence of the model RefSeq protein was modified relative to this genomic sequence to represent the inferred CDS: deleted 1 base in 1 codon), whose translation MKSQSRNLATLSLMIITVLSWTRIVAGQEALIGKKVLPLCHRECMPICMKVTEATQEICDGACQAGCVQLQGRGTGLSATDQGVDMVIA comes from the exons ATGAAGAGTCAGAGCAGAAACTTAGCCACCCTGAGTTTGATGATAATTACCGTTTTGTCATGGACGAGGATTGTGGCTGGACAAGAAGCACTAATAGGAAAAAAAGTATTGCCGTTGTGCCACAGAGAATGTATGCCAATATGCATGAAAGTGACCGAGGCAACGCAAGAGATT TGTGATGGTGCATGTCAAGCGGGTTGTGTTCAGCTTCAAGGTAGAGGCACTGGACTTTCAGCCACCGATCAAGGAGTCGATATGGTCATTGCATAG
- the LOC106295867 gene encoding tryptophan synthase beta chain 1-like, producing the protein MFGKEKSQIISVSKKKKNRNMSSTKIFQVRGQPLPRFPVRNHRMINTVVCGFPIISHHRVSNVLSRTSGPFLGYVPARTDENPFLRGDSNGRFGKFGGKFVPETLMSCLRDLEDEFNFVLSDHEFQVEFTAALRDYVGRETPLYFAERLTQHYKNIARTTGDGPEIYLKREDLCHGGSHKINNALAQAMIARRLGCSRVVAATGSGQHGVATAAACAKLSLECTVFMGTTDIEKQSSNVLSMKLLGAQVKSVQGTFQDASSEAIRNWVGKLETTYYLPGTVVGPHPSPVMVREFQSVIGKETRRQAKQLWGGKPDVLVACVGSGSNALGLFHEFVRDEDVRLVGVEAAGLGLDSGKHSATLAVGDVGVYHGSMSYLLQDDQGQILRPHSIGVGLEYPGVGPEISFLKESGRAEFCTATDQEAIQACMLLSRLEGIIPALETSHALAILEKLVPTLRDGAKVVVNCSGRGDKDINTLIQRGMPSSLC; encoded by the exons ATGTTTGGCAAGGAAAAATCACAAATAATCAGTGTTTCAAAAAAAAAAAAAAATCGAAACATGTCGTCAACTAAAATATTCCAGGTACGAGGGCAGCCACTTCCTAGGTTTCCGGTAAGAAACCACCGTATGATAAACACTGTTGTTTGTGGATTTCCCATAATAAGTCACCACCGTGTAAGCAACGTACTCAGCCGTACGAGTGGTCCGTTTTTGGGTTATGTCCCAGCAAGAACCGACGAGAACCCGTTTCTTCGTGGCGACAGTAACGGTAGATTCGGGAAGTTCGGTGGAAAGTTTGTACCGGAGACATTGATGTCTTGCCTGAGAGATCTTGAAGACGAGTTCAATTTTGTTTTGAGCGATCATGAATTTCAG GTGGAGTTTACCGCAGCGTTAAGAGACTACGTAGGAAGAGAAACGCCTCTCTACTTCGCCGAACGTTTAACACAACACTACAAGAACATAGCTCGAACCACCGGAGATGGACCCGAGATCTACCTGAAAAGGGAAGATCTATGCCATGGTGGGTCCCACAAAATCAACAATGCTCTCGCTCAAGCTATGATTGCCAGGCGGCTTGGTTGCAGCCGTGTGGTGGCGGCCACAGGATCCGGACAACATGGGGTCGCCACCGCGGCTGCTTGTGCAAAGCTCTCCCTGGAATGTACTGTTTTCATGGGAACCACAGATATAGAGAAACAATCCTCTAATGTTCTTTCCATGAAACTGCTTGGTGCTCAG GTGAAATCAGTACAAGGAACATTTCAAGATGCGAGTTCAGAGGCGATTCGAAATTGGGTTGGAAAACTAGAAACCACATACTACTTACCGGGGACGGTCGTAGGACCTCACCCGAGTCCGGTAATGGTACGAGAGTTTCAGTCCGTGATAGGGAAAGAGACGAGAAGGCAAGCGAAACAGCTATGGGGTGGTAAGCCTGATGTGTTGGTGGCTTGTGTGGGGAGTGGCTCAAATGCATTGGGTTTGTTCCATGAGTTTGTTAGGGATGAGGATGTGCGGCTAGTAGGCGTCGAGGCCGCGGGGCTGGGTCTGGATTCAGGGAAACATTCAGCTACTTTGGCCGTTGGAGATGTTGGTGTATACCATGGCTCCATGAGCTATTTACTGCAAGATGATCAAGGACAGATACTTAGACCACACTCCATAGGAGTAGG GTTAGAGTATCCCGGAGTTGGCCCGGAGATTAGCTTTCTGAAAGAAAGTGGAAGAGCCGAATTCTGCACAGCAACAGACCAAGAAGCGATTCAAG CGTGCATGCTATTGAGCAGATTAGAGGGAATAATCCCAGCATTGGAAACGTCTCACGCGCTCGCGATCCTTGAAAAACTTGTTCCTACTCTGCGTGATGGTGCCAAAGTGGTCGTGAATTGCAGTGGCCGTGGCGACAAAGATATAAACACTCTTATCCAACGAGGCATGCCCTCTTCTCTTTGTTGA
- the LOC106344314 gene encoding receptor-like serine/threonine-protein kinase SD1-8, with translation MMISWLSGTSLNLCGSRLEERVLLLHQQQQLLENGNLVLKDVNNDNPEDFFWQSFDEPTDTILPEMKLLWNYQNRYLTSWRALDDPRPGNYVFRFETPQYPVLSIWYKAFLLYRSGPWNGYKFIGAPSLFRLEWKDQQISYLSINTTTTSPDYTRVQLDNDGSVRHYTLESNSQKVGPAMELIPLYSERLLSECIPGFEFGSLNVTTKECVQKKNGTCNGDDHFSLVRKMNLPDSRNAKSNPSITKPEQCGKICLGDCTCTAYSISISLETDNWSCITWSRDLLDLRSYFEEGLDLYVRTAGKKKSKTGLIVGTCVCILVVLALLPLFCYWRRKKKRERERATTAASSIGK, from the exons ATGATGATCAGTTGGTTATCCGGGACAAGTCTAAATCTGTGTGGTTCGCGACTAGAAGAGAGAGTTCTTCTTCTTCATCAACAACAACAACTCCTGGAAAACGGTAATCTCGTTCTCAAAGATGTCAACAACGACAATCCTGAAGATTTCTTTTGGCAGAGTTTCGATGAACCAACCGATACCATACTTCCTGAGATGAAACTACTATGGAATTACCAAAACAGGTATCTGACTTCGTGGAGAGCACTTGATGATCCACGACCAGGAAATTACGTCTTCAGATTCGAAACTCCGCAGTATCCGGTTCTTTCCATTTGGTATAAAGCCTTCCTTCTTTACAGGAGCGGTCCTTGGAACGGATACAAGTTCATCGGAGCTCCATCCTTGTTTAGATTAGAATGGAAGGACCAGCAAATCTCGTATTTGTCGATTAATACTACTACTACTTCGCCAGACTACACAAGAGTACAATTAGACAATGATGGATCAGTGAGACACTACACCTTGGAATCAAATAGTCAAAAAGTGGGACCAGCAATGGAGCTCATCCCTTTGTACTCGGAACGCTTATTGTCGGAGTGTATCCCAGGTTTTGAGTTCGGTAGCTTGAACGTGACAACAAAAGAGTGTGTGCAGAAAAAGAATGGGACCTGCAACGGAGACGACCATTTCTCACTTGTTCGGAAAATGAATCTTCCAGACAGCCGCAATGCCAAATCTAACCCGTCCATCACCAAGCCAGAACAATGCGGTAAGATTTGCCTTGGAGATTGCACTTGTACTGCTTATTCTATAAGCATAAGCCTAGAAACTGACAACTGGAGCTGTATAACATGGAGCCGAGACTTGCTTGACCTCCGCAGTTATTTCGAAGAGGGTCTAGACCTTTATGTGCGAACGGCTG GGAAGAAGAAAAGCAAAACAGGATTGATCGTAGGTACTTGTGTTTGTATCTTGGTGGTTTTGGCTCTTTTACCATTATTTTGCTACTGGAGGAGGAAAAAGAAGAGAGAAAGAGAAAGAGCCACCACCGCTGCATCATCAATTGGTAAGTAA